A single Phragmites australis chromosome 4, lpPhrAust1.1, whole genome shotgun sequence DNA region contains:
- the LOC133914603 gene encoding uncharacterized protein LOC133914603, whose product MRKTSIRKPKEGSGYEDDDEEAMDLGNDEVIEEYDNDSNDEESEEEGDREEGSDEDLPKDEGDDSEGDGDRDEKPNEEELEGDNNDGDEDEKGTEEDPEEKPNSLHWS is encoded by the coding sequence ATGAGGAAAACGAGCATAAGGAAGCCCAAGGAGGGCTCAGgctatgaagatgatgatgaagaggcgATGGATTTAGGCAATGACGAGGTCATCGAAGAGTACGACAATGACTCCAACGATGAGGAGtcagaggaggagggtgatcGTGAGGAGGGCTCTGATGAGGACTTGCCTAAAGATGAGGGCGACGACAGTGAAGGTGATGGCGATCGCGATGAGAAGCCCaatgaggaggagctcgagggaGACAACAATGACGGTGATGAGGACGAGAAGGGTACTGAGGAGGACCCAGAAGAGAAGCCTAATAGCCTGCACTGGTCCTAG